A stretch of the Bradyrhizobium arachidis genome encodes the following:
- a CDS encoding ABC transporter substrate-binding protein: MDIRKLAATAASAVALCGWSGIAGAGQYDGITINILTRPGPVIAGAVSQRGKEFEKLTGAKIIVNEVPYAEIFPKVQQDWSTGTNSIDVAVFAAGWGVELAAAGLLENLDPYIAKDSKIDLQDIAPYFREFAQKIGGKTMVIQVDGDFQMVYYRKDILEKNNLQPPKTWDDYLAIAKAINGQDMSGDGKPGYGSCIFKKRNAQSYFAIQTIASTIVQTQGTAQGFQFDNATMKPLVNNAGWKKAFELYKETSKYGPPEELNMDIGDTRALFKSGRCGLLIEWGDPGPLQLEDDAKGIKNKLYATNIGSKEVLDRKAGKLVPVSKESAPNAIDGVNYAPFSAFGGWAGAINAKSNAKTKQAAYDFLSYISQKEQSNVDVTMGWTGFNPYRLSQLKSTELWVKSGMDEGLAKNYMGAINDALNNPNMSSDLKIPGAQQYTGVVLDTELARYMAGEITVDEALKNIEAGWDKITKDFGRDEQIKQMALAVGPAK, from the coding sequence ATGGACATTCGAAAGCTTGCGGCAACGGCCGCGTCGGCTGTCGCCTTGTGCGGGTGGTCAGGCATCGCCGGCGCCGGCCAGTATGACGGCATCACCATCAACATCCTGACGCGCCCGGGCCCCGTCATCGCCGGCGCAGTGTCCCAGCGCGGCAAGGAATTCGAGAAGCTGACGGGCGCCAAGATCATCGTCAATGAAGTGCCGTATGCCGAGATCTTCCCGAAGGTTCAGCAGGACTGGTCCACGGGAACGAACTCCATCGATGTTGCCGTCTTCGCCGCCGGCTGGGGCGTCGAGCTCGCGGCGGCAGGGCTCCTCGAAAACCTCGATCCCTACATCGCGAAGGACAGCAAGATCGACCTCCAGGACATCGCCCCCTATTTCCGCGAGTTTGCCCAGAAGATCGGCGGGAAGACGATGGTGATCCAGGTCGATGGCGACTTCCAGATGGTCTATTACCGGAAGGACATCCTGGAAAAGAACAATTTGCAGCCGCCCAAGACCTGGGACGACTATCTCGCCATCGCCAAGGCGATCAACGGCCAGGACATGAGCGGCGACGGCAAGCCAGGCTACGGCTCCTGCATCTTCAAGAAGCGCAATGCGCAGAGCTATTTCGCCATCCAGACGATCGCTTCGACGATCGTTCAGACCCAGGGTACGGCCCAGGGCTTCCAGTTCGACAACGCCACGATGAAGCCACTCGTCAACAATGCCGGCTGGAAGAAGGCCTTCGAACTCTACAAGGAGACAAGCAAATACGGACCGCCTGAAGAGCTGAACATGGACATCGGCGACACCCGTGCCTTGTTCAAGTCGGGCCGTTGCGGCCTCCTGATCGAGTGGGGCGATCCGGGTCCGCTCCAGCTCGAAGACGACGCCAAGGGGATCAAGAACAAGCTCTACGCCACCAATATCGGTTCGAAGGAGGTTTTGGACCGCAAGGCCGGCAAGCTCGTTCCTGTCAGCAAGGAGTCTGCGCCGAATGCGATCGACGGCGTCAACTATGCTCCGTTCTCGGCCTTTGGCGGCTGGGCCGGCGCCATCAACGCCAAGTCGAATGCCAAGACCAAGCAGGCGGCCTACGACTTCCTGTCGTACATCAGTCAGAAAGAGCAATCCAACGTCGACGTGACCATGGGCTGGACCGGCTTCAACCCCTACCGCCTCAGCCAGCTCAAGAGCACAGAGCTTTGGGTGAAATCAGGCATGGATGAGGGCCTCGCCAAGAACTACATGGGCGCCATCAACGATGCCCTCAACAACCCCAACATGTCTTCGGACCTCAAGATCCCCGGTGCGCAGCAGTACACCGGGGTCGTTCTCGACACCGAGCTGGCGCGCTACATGGCCGGCGAGATCACCGTGGACGAGGCCTTGAAGAACATCGAGGCCGGTTGGGACAAGATCACCAAAGATTTTGGCCGCGACGAGCAGATCAAGCAGATGGCACTCGCCGTCGGACCTGCAAAGTGA
- a CDS encoding adenylate/guanylate cyclase domain-containing protein has translation MHDPPRIMIVDDNETNRCLLVARLGAEGYETIEAENGERALAVVRDVAPDVVLLDVMMPKIDGFEVCRRLKGDPALGFVPIIMVTARADSKDVVTGLNAGADEYLTKPIDHAALVARVRSMLRIKELHDRAEAQAVELASWNRMLEQRVADQVAQIERVSRLKRFLSPQIAELILASSPSDTLVSHRRQVTIVFCDLRGFTAFAETAEPEEVSAVMREYHATLGFIVHEFEGTLERFIGDGLMVIFGDPLPCTDPCARAVQMAVAMRGRLSELSSKWRRQSHELGFGVGIAYGYATLGPIGFEGRSEYSATGTVVNLAARLCAEARDGQILIDSKVRAALDSRATAEPVGELTLKGLHRPIAAYNVLEMT, from the coding sequence ATGCATGACCCACCTCGAATCATGATCGTAGATGATAACGAAACGAATCGCTGCCTTCTTGTCGCGCGCCTCGGCGCTGAGGGTTATGAGACGATAGAGGCTGAAAACGGCGAGAGGGCGCTCGCGGTCGTGCGCGATGTCGCGCCGGACGTTGTCCTCCTTGACGTCATGATGCCGAAAATCGATGGCTTTGAGGTCTGCCGGCGCCTGAAGGGCGACCCAGCGCTCGGATTTGTTCCAATCATTATGGTTACGGCGCGAGCTGACTCAAAGGATGTCGTCACGGGACTTAATGCGGGCGCCGACGAGTATCTGACCAAACCGATCGACCATGCAGCACTTGTTGCACGAGTGCGCTCCATGCTCCGAATCAAGGAATTGCATGATCGCGCAGAAGCGCAGGCGGTCGAGCTGGCGTCGTGGAATAGAATGCTTGAGCAACGTGTCGCCGACCAAGTCGCGCAAATTGAGCGGGTCAGCCGTTTAAAGCGTTTTCTCTCGCCTCAGATAGCGGAACTGATCCTTGCGTCGTCACCATCCGACACCCTGGTGAGCCATCGCAGGCAGGTGACAATCGTCTTCTGCGACCTGCGGGGATTTACGGCATTTGCCGAAACTGCCGAGCCTGAGGAGGTGTCGGCCGTGATGCGTGAGTATCACGCAACCTTGGGATTCATCGTGCATGAGTTTGAAGGCACGCTGGAGAGATTTATTGGCGATGGGCTCATGGTCATCTTCGGCGATCCGCTTCCCTGCACCGATCCATGTGCGCGCGCCGTGCAGATGGCGGTCGCGATGCGAGGCCGTCTGTCGGAATTATCCAGCAAGTGGCGCCGACAAAGCCACGAACTCGGCTTTGGAGTCGGCATCGCATATGGATATGCGACGCTCGGCCCTATTGGTTTCGAGGGCCGCTCTGAGTACAGCGCGACCGGGACCGTGGTCAATCTAGCGGCCCGTCTCTGCGCGGAGGCGCGCGACGGCCAGATCTTGATCGATAGCAAAGTACGAGCGGCGCTCGATTCGAGGGCGACGGCGGAGCCCGTGGGTGAATTGACGCTCAAGGGTTTGCATCGGCCGATAGCGGCCTACAACGTGCTTGAGATGACTTGA